CACTGTTATTACGAACACATACGTGAaaatcactctaatcggagctataacgaaaaagttatgaattaaataagattttcTTCAatgaaataataaattaaatctatcctcgaatttcaaaagttgaaaacatgttcaaCAGTATGATGAATATGTAGATTACACAATTATGAATCAAatacaacttgaacggatcaaatcagagttaaaacggagaagtttgGCCTAAATAAAATAGTGGCAAAATTATAAATAGATAAAAGCATATTTTAGATCTTACCGAAGAAATTACTGTTTTTAAAAGAAGAAAATGAATTTCAAATCTAATAGAGGAAATCTGCGCTTTCCAGAaaagagaaaacgtattttgaatttAATCGACGAAaattacgttttcaaaagaagaaaatgttTTTTGGAAAGttgctatggactgcgggttctatactAGAAAAGAGCATGGGGATCTTTAGCAAAGTTACCTGTcgaagaggtatcttctaatcttgGCCGTTGATCTCAGATCAGACGGTGCAGATCAATGGGGGAACAGGGGTCGATGGAGCGGTGCTGTGCGcaggcggcgccatggccgaggaGCTCGGCTCCTCGCCGGAGTTCACCGGGacggccctagaggccacggttagACTCGGGGATGGTATGGTACGAAAGAGGGAAGCACGACGAACTCACCACGACGCTTTTCACTGGTCGGAGACGGCACAGATGTGACGCACGGctgtaacactctcggtgttacaccgttaatcatctactaaaacatgtcatgaacatcatacttgtgtgttaaaTCATGTGGTGAATTGAGTAAATAATGCATTGCAActaaaacgatcaacaaaaatgtgAAACGAAAGTTGCTCCACGATTCATACAGTTAACAAGTAGGGGCGTAAACtaattttattgaacaaaaattacTCCACTGATACGCGCGAGTGGGCCGCGTTCGCGTGGTTGTGGGCCACGGTggtgaattcatttttctttttttagaaaatagaaatagccttatattttagtttttgtgctgaactttgataattaacAACAATTcgtataggtgtccaaaaatcgtGAAACCAATTTTATTAGGCTCTTAAATTCTTTATCTATTTGTTAGTATAATTATTTCATACTATCTATGATGAAACTAAGGTCTATTAAATTAATTGGAAatacttaatattattaggttaataattgtagaaaattttgtggcaaaatggtaaTAACTTTAACTAAAAACTTTTATGGTAGTTttttggtattattatgtgctcgctgtaatttttatagccttagaataggctaaGCTTTAGGGTAGTAAGATACTCCTTGTTTTAATATATGTTAAATCGCTAGTAGAaacaagaatatattttagttgttaAGTTAATACGTGTTAGATGAATTTGTACCTTGTTTGATGAAAAtactagttagcttagtatcttagtcattagagttagcttagtagatatattcttattttaagagctgctgttgctaaaatactaagtgttgcatcatcgttgcatgcatgtagagaacgagttggtggagttcgtaaCCACCAGAGAgcaagagtatgaggaggaggtcctcatACAGGAGGAAGCCTTGGAGCCACCGATGACTGACATAGCTGACAATCCGCCTGCTcaaggcaagctccggtgcacAATCTTTATTttgaaatcactagatatatatatgtgatgtgcatttacattacaggatctatatttgaaactacatgcatagataaacctacctatatagtcctactagcataggttgaatagcttgctatgcttaggctactggtagcgtgagtaacctatcgttactcacaataagtAATtatattattactctcatgataaaatggttgaaagtaaatggagaccgggcagggatatggtacgggtattggtgggttgtaataggttgtgtcctgtggctaacggggcatagcttggttacactatttttcctatcggtttgtcggttaaggaccgtctattgctgtggatggtgtcaggtcacagacttattatctgaGCACATaatgcttatgggagcggaaggctcgttgctctcttgtcatgggtttttgctctttctggaccgattgattggaggtggagatggtagaggtctaagcaccacactaagtccgggactcaggagtggagccttggagtccaagtttggacggagacctagaccccttgataggagagtggtgggttgtcttacttgtgcctagggtacaagcggggcgtgtgtttcgggatacccagctgggatacattggttcacgaatcgtcaTGTGATACGatatgacttggctatgatctagcatcgtagtaagaactgaaagatgaaaggggatgaatggatctgattgctcaactcttgcttgaaagtagaacaaatgcttacatagaatggttagctaatgaactaatcatgactactaataaaacacatacataaggattcactactactAATGCTTTTTGTAAAAAGGacacccaacaaaccataaagcttatcatatcctttggagttgaaaaattatttccactagtcgggttagtcttacgagtacattatgtactcagggtttatttacctctgttgtaggtgcagcttgaggagtagctctcgtgtggaggattcttctggtgggcacagatggatccttgtatcatttatgctagatgtttattttcattctgctgtttaattatcgcactctgaactctggtattgtgataaataatttttaagaactcttattatatgaaatggactaagtattgtaagctcgtactcattattagattctggatgtaaaacgtggattgttttgagGTCACCCTAGGGGTGTGCTTGACGGAACTACCCGATGTAACTctcttttgaggtgcttagtatCTAGTTAGTGAAGTGGGAGCCGTACCAAGCCGAACCTTAGCTTACACCAAACCTAGAATTGCTTAGAGCTCCAGAAGAATGGGCATGATGAGTTATCCTATTATATACAACCCCATTCCATAAAAGAATACCATTCTATAAATTTATTCTAATTCAAATCTTCTTAAGTTTGATAAAGTTTactaaatatataaatatttatgacaccaaatgagTATTGTCATTAGATTCATCATAAAATATGTTTTATATATATTGTGTTATAAAtgttgataattttttttttgtaaacttGGTTAAACAAACTTAAGGTAGTCTGACAGTATTTTTGGATGGAAAGTTTAGTTGTCACCTCATTGTGGTGTTGTGTATGTATATACATCCCCGTCCCAAAAGAGTCTCATTTTTGTTTTCCATAAGTCAAACAATTCTAAGTTtcaccaaatcaatacagtgctAGCACTTATGGCACCAAATAActatcatgagattaatcattgaaTTGCTCTATATATCTGTCCCAAAAACAATGCAATTCTTATTTTTCAAGGAGTCGACCAgtattaagtttgactaaatctatacaaaaatcattaacatttatgatactgaATATGaatcattagattaatcatggGAATATTTTTTTAGTATAACTACTTAGAGTTATAAATGttaataatattttctataaacttaaacTTAAGGAAGTTTGAGGACTCGGTCCAAACCTAAAATGGCATCTTTTTTGGATGGAGAGGTAGAATTTTCATAACCTACCTAGAGACAAAATGTTTAATactgttttctataaatttattagACAAAAGTTAAAAAAAGTCGATTTGATTCAAAGCTAGAATTATATTCTCTTTTCGATTGGATGGGAGGGAATACAAAAGCGTAGCAGCAGACACATTGTACAAACGTTTATTTTTGGGAAAATTGGTTCTGTAGCATCGAAAGAACTCCGCTTCcgtaaaataccatcgaaagatACCCGTCActtaaaataccactgaaaggaTATCCCGTTAACTAGATCTAGCATTCCGTCACATTTGGAGATCACACCGTGATTGCTCCGTCCTCCTTTCATCCCATACTGAGCTCAGGACGACACCGACGAGGCCACGACGCTGGAGCTCGCCTCGGGCTTCCTCCCGCCCTCCTCCCCGTCCCGCGCCACGCTAGGCCTTGCACACGACCACACTCGACGGCGCGTGTGCCGCGTCCACGTCCGCGATGTTGTAGCACAGCCCGGGGTTGTCCCACGACGCGAACCGCCGGCCCATCCGCTGGTAGAACCCGGCCGAGAACTGCAGCGCCCCCGTCAGGTTGTTGCCGTTGAGGTACAGCGCGCCGATGCTGGGCAGCTGGGCGAGCTGGGGCGGCACGGCGCCCGTCAGGCGGTTGTGGTCCAGCGCCAGGAACCGGAGCCCCGTCAGCGCCGCCATGGACGCCGGTAGCCCCACGAGGCCGACGTTGGACAGGTCCAGAGTGGCCAGGTTCGCCGCCAGCGTCTCCCACCCGGACTGCGGCAGCGCGCCGCCCAGCTGCGGGTTGTTCGACAGCAGCAGGTCTTGCAGTGATGCCATGCCCTGCACGAACTGGGGCAGCCCGCCGGTCAGGCTGTTGTTCCGGAGGTCCAGCAGTGTGAGGCTCTTCAGCCCCGCGAGCTCCGGCGGGATGCTGCCCTGCAACAGGTTGTTGCTCAGGTCCATCTTCAGGAGCCCCGTGAGGCCACCTAGTGACGAAGGCAGAGAGCCGGTTAGAGAGTTCCTGCTCAGGTCCACGATCAACAACTCGTCGTTATTACCGAGTATCGCCGGTTAGCGTGGGACGGGGAGGAGGGCGGGAGGAAGCCCGAGGCGAGCTCCAGCGTCGTGGCCTCGTCGGCGTCGTCCTAAGCTCAGTATGGGATGAAAGGAGGACGGAGCAATCACGGTGTGATCTCCAAATGTGACGGAATGCTAGATCTAGTTAACGGGATATCCTTTCGGTGGTATTTTAAGTGACGGATatctttcgatggtattttacgGAAGCGGAGTTCTTTCAGTGCTACAGAACCAATTTTCCCTTTATTTTTCTTCTCTCACCCAGCATGCACGATACGCTAGTAGCCTAGTATGTACCGCTAGCGCACGCCTGCACGCGCATGCCTTAAACTCGTGGGTTTAAAGGCCTTTCGCGTAAACTAGCCAAGCCATGCCAGCCATGCATGCAGAGGTACTACATTAGATCTGAGCTGCAATACTGCAGTGTGGTAGTACCTGGTAGTAGACCTAATCAAACATCGAGTCAGGTTAACTAAAAAAATGTTAGATTAAAATCTTTGGTCGAAGTTTAACATTACATAGTACATGCTTTGGGTTAGTTTTTTTTAGATTGCATCAGATCATGGATCAAAAACCATGACCCTAGTTTGATCCGATTGGCGGGTTGCATTGGGGTGTTGGACGACCCATATATGACCAGATAACTAGTAGTAGTCAACAGGGGAGTCCCCTACGGCCCtacctattttttatttttatagttTTTTTTGAATATATAAATGGGAAAGAGATTACAATATTTACAGTTTACAATGCTCTTAAAGCCAAGGGGGAAAAGTATTATCAAACATTAAGAGAAAATCTCACGCACCCCGTAATGAGGGAATCCCTAATTTTCTGCCTGGCCTTGATACAAACCAATCCAAACTCCTCTTTAAAGGCAGTTTTCCAAGTGTTGagattgaatttttttggcatctACTCGACTTCTATATAAACGGTATacatacatatatgatatataatATAATTTCAGACTTTGTATCAACTTGATGTATTACTTTTaaaaatttaataaaaaacatTTTTTATTATCTGAAAAAACGTATAAAACGGTCTACGACTGCACATACATGAATCCAAGATACGCGGCGTACGTCCGTTTATTGAATCACGCAAGGACCTAACCTACGCATGGCTAGCTATGAATATGTAGCACATATATAGGTGATTGCCTAATTGGCAATGTATATGTGTGCATCGGACTTTGCTCGATCGATCAATCAGAGTCGTCAGGCACAGATTGATCATAGCTCCTGCACAGCTACATTTCTCCATACTGTATATAGCCTGCTGCATGCTACATACTCAGTCCGATCCATTGTTGGAACTTGGATGCATCAATCTCCATCTCATCTCGAGGTGGGAAAGGTTTATTGATTACTCACTGACCTGTGTGagggctgctactagctccatcAGCTAGCTCTCTGTACTGCTGAAACTGAAATGAGATTTTCTGACCCTTGACTGTGCTACTTTGGCATATGTATGCTTACTTCTGTGTTAATTTAGCAGTATATGCACCAGTGATGAATTAACACCGTTTTGGTTGATGCTATAATTCTGAGCAGTAGTTTTCTGAATAATTTCTTTATAACGTCATCATCTGCTCCACTTTTAATCTGATTATAAATTTCTGCTAGAATTAATGATATAGGAGGAGTATACAGTTTCAGTTTGGTCGCAGCTTGGCCCTGTTtacttgtcttataatccatacttttcaacttgttttttcaaagaacaatatttttctctcgtaataaatCAATTGAAACAGTGTtggcgaagcgaacggggccaataggCTAGCTAGCTCCAGCAGGCCGGCCTGGTTGGTGGCTTGGCGGTGGAGACCGGAGGGGGAGAAGTTATTGATCGATTAGGTGACGAGCAAGCACACACATGGCGATCACCAGCCAGCCTACTGCATCGATGGTACATGTACAGTTGCCAGTGTCTCAAAGTCTTGCACTCCCTACTAGCAGTAGCAGGCCCGGCCGTCGACAGCTGACATGTACAGGGTCCCTCCCTCTCTTAACACTGCTCACTGCCAACTTATCCATCAATGGAGATTAATGATTTGCTCTTATCATGCATTCATGCATCCCCCTCTCCCATCTTTCTCACTGTCTTCTCATCTTTTATATAAACCACCATGAGCAACGGCACCAATGAGTAGTAGCCAACCTTGGTCTCCGCTTCCTTCCAAGTGCCAACaagtccctctcctcctcctccaaagAGACCAAACCATAAGATCAAGAGAATAGTTGCAGGGAGGCACAGGGATCTTCTTCAATGGCGGACTTCTCACCGAACAACTCGCTCCTCCTCAAGATGCCTAGCCACTCCCCAAACTTCTCAAGCCTCCTGTTCTACGGCCAGAACCATGGCGAAGCAGCGCCTGCAAATGCAAATGCAGCAGCAGCAATGGTGGAGAACGCTTCACTTGAGAGCTCTTCTGCAGTGGTTGACACCTCCCCACAGGACAGTGCATCTCCaatggagaggaagaggaagactaCAGAAGACAGTGCCACGCTGAGCTCTGCTCAATCCAAGGTAGTAGTAACTTACATACACAGCCACCATTATTGCCATTTTCTCTGCAACATTGTTAAAAAAAAATGCATTTTGGTTTATAGGATTGCAAGCAGGAGAGCAAGAGCAAGAGGGGGAAGAGGCCCCACAAGGAGACTGAGGAGAAGAGCACCACTCAAGATGAGGCCACTAAGGGGTACATCCATGTGAGGGCAAGGAGGGGTCAGGCAACAGACAGCCACAGCCTTGCAGAGAGGGTACACTTCCCACTCTAATCCTTGTAGCATTAATTTGACAGTTAGTCGTGTGTAGTTTGGTTTCAGTTTCTGCCCCCCTTTCATCTCTTACATGAACATCGCCTCCTGATGGCATTTTTTGTTGGCCTTAGGTGAGGAGAGAGAGGATCAGTGAGAGGATGAGGATGCTGCAAGCACTGGTCCCTGGTTGTGACAAGGTCAGATTAATTACTTGGATTAACTATATGTGATATCTGCTAAGTTATAGGTCATCTAAGTAGTAATAATAACTTTGAGAAGGAACAAATGTGCTTTTTGGGCAGGTTACTGGAAAGGCCCTGATTTTGGATGAGATTATCAATTATGTGCAGTCCCTGCAGAACCAAGTTGAGGTAAAACACAAaccatgaagcattaaatatattGGTGCCAAAAATGCGGCACTTTAGACGGTTCCAGACAGAAATTTGCAAATCATAATCctacctgttttttttttttcagttcCTTTCCATGAGGATTGCCTCCATGAGCCCAGTGCTATATGGGTTTGGACTGGACAGTGATGGCCTCCATGATCACGcacaagtatgaaacaaacaaaaTCATTTTTACAGTCTAAAATATATGGTGAAATTAATTGATGTTAAAATATTTTGTGCAAAAAATTGTGCTGATTCAGAAGATGGGAGGCATGTTCCAAGAAGCTCTTGCAATGCCAGGTCCAGTGATGAGCCAAGCTAGCCCAGCTCCATCTCAAGCCATCATGGACACCACCTCCACCACACCCTACTCACTGCAGGGCCAGGGTTCCATCTCTTTCTCTCAGGTTGGCATGTGTTCCACTTCCTCTCATATACTACATGCAAATATCCAAACATATCAGCATCCATCCATCATGTTTTAACCAATATGAGGTCACTCTTTTTCAGGAAAATGGCAGCACTTACCTGATGCAGCAAGCAGTGGGGGAGCCAACAAGGCAGGAGCTGCTCAACCAGCTGGTGTTCAACAATATGTGCTCTTTCCAGTAGGGGAAGAGTAATTGggtgagaggaagagagaaagggacCCCACATTGACAATAGGTACTATTGCAAGCTAAGTTCATTGATTGGGAGGCCTACTAAAAGGTGCCTCTGGCACCTCCGGTCTCATGTCTGAAAATTACACTTGACCTACTCTGATTGAATTATTAGGCCATCATGCTAATCTCCGTTTAATAACATTTTCTTTGCTGATCTCTGAACAGGAGGAAATAATGCTGCAAGATTTGGTAGGAGCACCAGATGAGTTTGAGATGTTGGATCTAGTCCATCCCCTTGTCTGGATTTGGAGATAGCAGCAAGTAGAGCCTGCTGTTTATTTACACATTTTCAGAGACTTTGTAATATTTGTAACTCCTGTATTAGGCATTGTCCATGAGGATTTTCTCAGCGGCTGCACCTGTCATCGTCACCAGCCCACCGTTGTAGTCTTTGAGCAATCGGTTGTTAATACATAAGAGAGCTATTTTGTTCTTTGCCGAACAGTGATTAATCGTTTCATTCAGTCCAACTCCCAGCATCTACGTACAAATCATTGCATTGTTTTCTTTAAACCAAGAATCTAACAAAGTGAGAATGCATGGGAGTTCTTACATCTGTAGTTCAATCATTTCAAATGCAAAGAGTGATGGACGATCAGTTTGTTCCCATGCTCTCTCTTGCATCAGGTATGGCCACAGCTGTCTGACTGACTTCGTGTCCTTGGCTCTCTTTGACTAGTTGAGACGGTCTTTGTACTGTTTGTTCATGTGAGAAATAAACTCAGtggtatactccctctgtccctttgTATTTGTCGCTACAGAAACGTGCGGGATCAAATTTCCTCAACTTTGACTATGTTTTTATAAAATATTAAAAACATTTGTACATCTCCaagtaaatttattatgaaaataggttcaacgatctatctaataatactaattatgtaccgtCATGAACattaatattttcttgtatatatttggtcaaattgTGTTCGTTTGACTTCACGGAAGGGAAGTGAGAACGATATATAAATAGGGACCGAGGGAGTAAATAGAATTTCATCGGCATCTAAGGTATGATAGGGTGTGTTTGCATCAGTTATGGGCAGAGCTGTCAAAGGTCTCTCTCTTTTTGTGTGTCTATGTGTGTCTCTCTCCGCACTCTGCCTGCATGCGTACAAGTAATAAAGTGTATCCTAGCTACATGAGCATTGAGCAATGATAGGCCAAGCCCCATCGACACAATGCTACTTGCTCCCTTTAGTATGTTTTTGGTTTGAGGGCATAGTCCAGTGGGATGGAGCGCTCTTATTCTAGTTGAGCCACATGATGGTCTATGTTCTTTGTTTGGTTAAAAAGATGGAATCTTCTTTGTTATTCATTTGGTCAAGGGACACTGAAAAATGGGACGAGACACTTGACACGTGAGATTCACTCATTAGtctctcttccttttttttttctttcttctagccCCCATCTGGCACTACACGCGTTGGAGATTGCCTCGCTCATGCTCGAGCTTGAGGTCTCCACGCCCCCTCCCCCCTCCCTTCGTCCGAGCTCACCTTGCCCGGCCCTCTCCTACCGCCCGATCTCACCTCGACCTCGCTGACTGTCGGAGCAGCTCGCCCTTGCCTGCCACCAGAGCTTTCCTCACCGCAAGCTGGTGATCCGGTTGTGCCCCATCAAGCGTCACCTATGTCGTGTTGTCAAGCTTGACCATCACCGCCAGAGCCCAGAGCTCCTCAGCTCCTCCCGGCCCCTACACACACCACTACCACACCACTCACGCTAATCCCTTTTTTGTCCCTTaccatctcttcttcttttttagtaAAAGAACCAACTCTCATCTAAGCCGAACACTCCTCTACATTGACACAGTACCACTGTACCCATCTAAGCGTCACCTTTTTTTTTTAGTAAAAACTGCTTTGATGTTGTGAGCTACCAATCCTTCTCCCCTATGTTGACCACTTACCAGCGGCTCCTCTGACCGGTTGGTCGGGACGTCCGCCTGGTACTCTTGCGGGCAGGGTTCAAgcccccacgggtgcgctcgttcGCCTACCCggagttaaaaaaatcccctcaccTGTCTCGAGTTTCCCAAAGCACAGGCAACGGACCGGCCCACTCACAGGGTAACGGGCCCCTGTGTAAGGGCGGGACATGGTGTTCGGGGGTTTTCTTGGtctgcgtgagaaggtcttcttccttaagcacaaagttgcggggctgtctgcccaccgtaggccgagttttttttttatgTTGACCACTTGCGCTAATCCTTCTTCGTCCCTCACCGTCCTATCGTTTGCTGAGAACAGAGCCAACTCTCATCTAAGCCGAATATTCCCCTATGTTGACGATTTCATCTCCCTCGACCTAGAACCAAACAGTGGTTGTCTCAGGAATGCTAGCTACAAAGAATAAGCACTGAAATTATTTGCAAATGAAGCGTGGAACTGGAAGTTCACAGGTTTTATTTACAAACGCATGCATTGTTTTCAGAATCTTCCGGACTTTTTCATAAGATAATTGACACTTGGGTCTCTTGGCATCTGTCTGGGTCTTTCATCCGACACTGGTAAACGGTCACAGTTATTTACAGATATGATATGATATATTCTGAATTgctcttcaaataaaaaaaagattaaaagaaggagaagaaatgcacggcttgttcgctggttggtttctgggctggtttagactggctggtgctggttttatgTGAGGGAGAAACACTATTGgttgactggtttgggctggttgaaaccaacaagcgaacatggagGCAGTTGGCTAATCAAATCACACagcaccatcatcatcagccttGCCCTACCACTGCAACAGAAACCGTCCCACAGACTGGCATGTCTGCGGCTCTGCCTGCAGCTGCAATACGTCACAGAAGTCCCACTCATCTCTCCCAGTGACCACTGACAGTGATTTTGCTACCACTTGGATTTAATAATTAATACTCTACCGGTAAAATTATCATCCACCGCGTTCGGCCGGTACACTTCCAGCTTGTTTTTGTTTTAGCTTATTCTTTCTCAtagaatactattgaatcatccaaaaCCATCTGAAATTCACTGTACAATGTACCAGCCGAAATTCATCATCCACTGCCGGGGCCTTGATTATTTGCTGCAGAACATGTCTCGCTGCAGTCCTGGCCTGCTAGCTAGAGAAGGCTACTCATGATCATATTTTCCCTTTCACTGTAAATGCTCTGTACGTTCATTTCCAGAGGAGGTACGTATTTCATCAAGTTCAGTACACATACCAAGCAACAAAAGCTACCTAGCTCCAGAAAAGTCTATCTGTATGATATACACGCTTCCTTACAGAATTTTGTACGTAAAAGATGAGCGAATTTCCACACGGTGTTTGAATGAGCCCCTAGCTACAACCATTTGTAAACGTACTGCATGCATGGTACTACCGATGTTGTAATCACACCAAATGATTTTTGTACATAGAACAGTGTTAATTCAAGGAGTTAtatcatgttcgcttggctgataagccatgaccgaaagtactgttggctgatttgttgtgagagtaaaatattgttcgttggctgaaaaagtactggCATGTCCTGTTCGCTTCGgctaataagccatggctgaaagtactgttggttgatttgttgtgagagagaaaatactgttcgttggctgaaaaagtacggcttataagccaagcgaacggggcgttaataatttcagttttatttgTTTCCCAGCAGCTTCTCTGAGAAAATTAAAGCCACAGTCATCATTGTGTTTGTGTTCAAGCCTCCCATTCAGATTCAGAATGCGCATTCAAGCATGCAGCTATCGCTGAGAAACTTCCAAACCACGCTGTGCAGTGCAGGGATAGATTCAGTACCAGTTTTAACTGCTCCACATGGCAGACTTGCTACTCGCTGTTTTCGTGAGGGAATGACTGTAGCAAACGCCATTTTTCCCCAGTGTAATTTGCATCCCTCCTGCCCTTCAATTCCCTACAGATCGACCTCTCGGTACGTAGTACCTCAGTTTTCATGCGCTGGCTGTAGTTTTTTTCTTGCATGTTTCAGTGCGGTAAAGACGTAAGGGGCAAAATAGTTACTTTACTTCCGTGAGATAGCTAGCACTGACGTTTGTACATGGCTAGCCTTGCTTGCATGCAACAATAAGTTGGCAAAGACTTTGTCGTCGCTGCCGTGGTACACTGTGAACAACATTACGCCCTTGTTGATCAAGGATCTGTTGGCGTTTACTGGTTCCGTGGTACATCGTATGCTCTAAGGGGCCCTGGCTTCGTCCGGCTCCGGCTCACACTATAGCGCTATTGTAGAggagtcaaaaaaaaaaagtgtagTTTCAGCAGCTCttttgtttttacatttcatttgTATAAGAGCTGGAGCTGTTTCCCCGTTACCTATGCACAGAGAGCGGCACCAAACAAGCTCTAAAGTCCCCGTTTGTGGATTTTATCTCCTTTCTCAAAATTAACTAGGAGACAGTGACTTCAACGACACCATTTCCACATATAATAGCCGGAGCTAATGTTAAGAGTCATTTCAAATAGGGCCTAAAGACAACACTTGTATGCATTGAGTATTTGAGAGAGGCACTCAAGCTAAATATCATATAAAGTAAGCGCTCTCAAACTCTCAAAGGACTCGATTTTTATAAGAGATATGCAAATTTTATTGAAGGACGGATACCAACACAGAGCCAAATAGACTCGATACGTGTTCTCCATGCCCCACTCAAAACACTTTGCAGAGCCTAACAACCTAGGATGGGGGTTATTGCAACCACGGGGAACCTTTTTAACAGCACAAAACATTACATAGAAAACCCAAAGCAGTGGTccaacaaagagagccatctctGTGCTACCTAGGTGTGTGCTGGCCGGCTCTCTTTACTGTCTCATTAACTAGGCAAGAAGAGATTACTCCCTCCCTCCTAAAATAACTATCATTCTCGCTTCCCGATCAATCAAgc
This DNA window, taken from Miscanthus floridulus cultivar M001 chromosome 13, ASM1932011v1, whole genome shotgun sequence, encodes the following:
- the LOC136501812 gene encoding basic helix-loop-helix protein 80-like isoform X1, which codes for MADFSPNNSLLLKMPSHSPNFSSLLFYGQNHGEAAPANANAAAAMVENASLESSSAVVDTSPQDSASPMERKRKTTEDSATLSSAQSKVDCKQESKSKRGKRPHKETEEKSTTQDEATKGYIHVRARRGQATDSHSLAERVRRERISERMRMLQALVPGCDKVTGKALILDEIINYVQSLQNQVEFLSMRIASMSPVLYGFGLDSDGLHDHAQKMGGMFQEALAMPGPVMSQASPAPSQAIMDTTSTTPYSLQGQGSISFSQENGSTYLMQQAVGEPTRQELLNQLVFNNMCSFQ
- the LOC136501812 gene encoding basic helix-loop-helix protein 80-like isoform X2; the protein is MADFSPNNSLLLKMPSHSPNFSSLLFYGQNHGEAAPANANAAAAMVENASLESSSAVVDTSPQDSASPMERKRKTTEDSATLSSAQSKDCKQESKSKRGKRPHKETEEKSTTQDEATKGYIHVRARRGQATDSHSLAERVRRERISERMRMLQALVPGCDKVTGKALILDEIINYVQSLQNQVEFLSMRIASMSPVLYGFGLDSDGLHDHAQKMGGMFQEALAMPGPVMSQASPAPSQAIMDTTSTTPYSLQGQGSISFSQENGSTYLMQQAVGEPTRQELLNQLVFNNMCSFQ
- the LOC136501812 gene encoding basic helix-loop-helix protein 80-like isoform X3, which translates into the protein MADFSPNNSLLLKMPSHSPNFSSLLFYGQNHGEAAPANANAAAAMVENASLESSSAVVDTSPQDSASPMERKRKTTEDSATLSSAQSKVDCKQESKSKRGKRPHKETEEKSTTQDEATKGYIHVRARRGQATDSHSLAERVRRERISERMRMLQALVPGCDKVTGKALILDEIINYVQSLQNQVEFLSMRIASMSPVLYGFGLDSDGLHDHAQMGGMFQEALAMPGPVMSQASPAPSQAIMDTTSTTPYSLQGQGSISFSQENGSTYLMQQAVGEPTRQELLNQLVFNNMCSFQ